One part of the Mesorhizobium sp. M4B.F.Ca.ET.058.02.1.1 genome encodes these proteins:
- a CDS encoding DUF488 domain-containing protein yields MAFDIAVKRIYEAPAKADGQRVLVDRIWPRGIAKTDAALTLWLKEIAPSDELRKWFGHETERWAEFRKRYSAELDGNGEAMAQLRALLGKGKVTLLYGAHDEAHNNAVALAEYLQAQA; encoded by the coding sequence ATGGCCTTCGACATAGCGGTGAAGCGCATCTATGAAGCGCCGGCGAAAGCGGACGGCCAACGGGTGCTGGTCGACCGCATCTGGCCGCGCGGCATCGCCAAGACGGATGCCGCGCTGACGCTATGGCTGAAGGAGATCGCCCCGAGCGACGAACTGCGCAAATGGTTCGGGCACGAGACGGAGCGCTGGGCGGAGTTTCGGAAGCGGTATTCGGCGGAACTGGATGGGAATGGCGAGGCGATGGCCCAGCTGCGCGCATTGCTCGGCAAAGGCAAGGTGACGCTGCTCTATGGCGCACATGATGAGGCACACAACAATGCGGTGGCGCTGGCGGAGTATTTGCAAGCCCAAGCATAA
- a CDS encoding 2-dehydropantoate 2-reductase — translation MRVTVFGAGAIGGYLAAKLAIAGSVDLSVVARGAHLEAIKADGLRLIEGESEIAAPVRAAARAEELGVQDYVVLALKAHSLAPALDQLAPLLGPETAVVTMQNGVPWWYFYKAGGALEGTRIQAVDPGGTIWQRIGPQRVIGSVVYPAAEVDAPGLIRHVEGTRFSLGEPSGEKSERVNALAREMVKAGLQAPVREDIRSEIWIKLWGNLSFNPISALTGSTLAAIVADEGTRTLARAMMLEAQAIGESLGVRFPIPVDKRIKGAGDVGEHKTSMLQDLERGRPMEIDALVSAVQELGRLTGQPTPNIDSVLALVRRLAIERGCYSPL, via the coding sequence ATGCGCGTCACCGTTTTCGGCGCCGGCGCCATCGGCGGCTATCTCGCCGCCAAGCTGGCGATCGCGGGCTCGGTCGACCTGTCGGTCGTGGCGCGCGGGGCGCATCTCGAGGCCATCAAGGCCGATGGCCTCAGGCTGATCGAGGGCGAGAGCGAGATTGCCGCGCCAGTGAGGGCGGCCGCCCGCGCGGAAGAGCTCGGCGTGCAGGACTATGTCGTGCTGGCGCTGAAGGCCCATTCGCTGGCGCCGGCGCTCGACCAGCTCGCACCGCTGCTTGGGCCGGAGACAGCGGTGGTCACCATGCAGAACGGCGTGCCCTGGTGGTACTTCTACAAGGCCGGCGGCGCGCTCGAAGGCACGCGCATCCAGGCGGTCGATCCCGGCGGCACGATCTGGCAGCGCATCGGCCCGCAGCGCGTCATCGGCTCCGTCGTCTATCCCGCCGCGGAGGTCGATGCCCCCGGCCTGATCCGCCATGTCGAGGGTACGCGGTTCTCGCTTGGCGAGCCGTCCGGCGAAAAGAGCGAGCGCGTAAACGCGCTGGCGCGCGAGATGGTCAAAGCCGGACTGCAGGCGCCGGTGCGCGAGGACATCCGCTCGGAGATCTGGATAAAACTCTGGGGCAATCTGTCCTTCAATCCGATCTCGGCGCTGACCGGCAGCACGCTCGCGGCCATCGTCGCCGACGAGGGAACGCGAACGCTTGCCCGCGCCATGATGCTGGAGGCGCAAGCGATCGGCGAAAGCCTCGGCGTCCGCTTTCCGATCCCCGTCGACAAGCGCATCAAGGGCGCCGGCGACGTCGGCGAGCACAAGACTTCGATGCTGCAGGATCTGGAGCGCGGCCGCCCCATGGAGATCGACGCGCTGGTGAGCGCGGTGCAGGAACTCGGCCGCCTGACCGGCCAGCCGACGCCGAACATCGACAGTGTGCTGGCGCTGGTGCGGCGCCTTGCCATCGAGCGCGGGTGTTATTCGCCGTTGTAG
- a CDS encoding SRPBCC family protein, producing the protein MSYPFKFDPRLDLTLERVLDAPRELLWRAWTMPEHVKQWFTPKPWIITDCEIDLRPGGLFRTRMQSPDGKEVNDRHCCYLEIVPNERLVWTDALLPGYRPSGEPFITAVIALTQEGKGTRYTATAIHRDEATRDSHEEMGFFDGWGTVADQLADYAKTI; encoded by the coding sequence ATGAGCTATCCATTCAAGTTCGATCCGAGGCTGGACCTGACACTGGAACGCGTCCTCGACGCGCCGCGCGAACTGCTTTGGCGCGCCTGGACGATGCCAGAGCACGTCAAGCAATGGTTCACGCCGAAGCCGTGGATCATCACCGATTGCGAGATCGACCTTCGGCCCGGCGGCTTGTTTCGCACCCGCATGCAGTCGCCCGACGGCAAGGAGGTCAACGACCGCCATTGCTGCTATCTCGAGATCGTGCCGAACGAGCGCCTGGTGTGGACGGACGCGCTGCTACCCGGCTACCGGCCGTCCGGTGAGCCGTTCATCACCGCGGTCATTGCGCTGACACAAGAAGGCAAAGGCACACGCTATACCGCCACCGCCATCCACCGCGACGAGGCGACGCGCGACAGCCATGAAGAGATGGGCTTCTTCGATGGCTGGGGCACGGTGGCCGACCAGCTTGCGGACTATGCAAAGACGATTTGA
- a CDS encoding metalloregulator ArsR/SmtB family transcription factor — translation MSPQTVSESVPPIDGIFRALADPTRRLVVERLGRSPASVSELAEPFDMALPSFVEHLKVLEGCGLVRSEKAGRVRTYRLSPEPLALAENWLAEQRALWESRLDQFDAYVMSLKEKEK, via the coding sequence ATGAGCCCGCAGACCGTCAGCGAAAGCGTGCCGCCGATCGACGGCATTTTTCGCGCGCTCGCCGATCCGACGCGCCGCCTCGTGGTGGAGCGGCTGGGCAGGAGCCCTGCCTCGGTCAGTGAGCTGGCGGAGCCGTTCGACATGGCGCTGCCGTCCTTCGTCGAGCACCTCAAGGTGCTGGAAGGCTGTGGACTTGTCCGTTCGGAGAAAGCCGGGCGCGTCAGGACCTACCGGCTTTCACCCGAGCCGCTGGCGCTCGCGGAGAACTGGCTGGCCGAACAGCGCGCGCTCTGGGAGAGCCGACTCGACCAGTTCGATGCCTATGTCATGTCGCTTAAGGAGAAAGAAAAATGA
- a CDS encoding nuclear transport factor 2 family protein, translated as MTTAEIAKDFTELLKQGDSHSAAARYNADDIVSYEAMEGPMAVCNGKEAVKQKGEWWEANHEVHGGSVDGPYVNGDQFALRFKFDITPKSTGERVTMNEVGLYTVKNGKISEERFYY; from the coding sequence ATGACCACTGCCGAAATTGCCAAGGATTTCACGGAGCTCCTCAAGCAGGGCGACAGCCACAGCGCTGCCGCGAGGTACAATGCCGACGACATCGTCAGCTATGAGGCCATGGAAGGGCCGATGGCCGTTTGCAACGGCAAGGAAGCCGTCAAGCAGAAGGGCGAGTGGTGGGAAGCGAACCATGAGGTTCACGGCGGCTCGGTCGACGGCCCCTATGTCAATGGCGACCAGTTCGCGCTGCGCTTCAAGTTCGACATAACGCCCAAATCCACCGGCGAGCGCGTCACCATGAATGAGGTCGGCCTCTACACGGTCAAGAACGGCAAGATCAGCGAAGAGCGTTTTTATTACTAG
- a CDS encoding ArsC family reductase, which translates to MTITMYGITNCDTIKKARVWLESRDVPYRFHDYRAEGIEAERLNGWVGKVGWEKLLNKGSTTFRELPGEEKGALDEKKAKKLMLAKPTMIKRPVLEVGERILVGFKPEAYEEVVGGK; encoded by the coding sequence TTGACGATCACCATGTATGGCATCACCAACTGCGACACGATCAAGAAGGCGCGCGTCTGGCTGGAAAGCCGCGACGTTCCCTACCGCTTCCACGACTACCGGGCCGAGGGCATCGAGGCGGAGAGGCTGAACGGCTGGGTCGGAAAGGTCGGCTGGGAAAAACTGCTCAACAAGGGGAGCACGACTTTTCGCGAACTGCCGGGCGAGGAGAAGGGTGCGCTCGACGAGAAGAAGGCGAAGAAGCTGATGCTCGCCAAGCCGACGATGATCAAGCGACCGGTGCTGGAGGTTGGAGAGCGCATCCTGGTTGGATTCAAGCCGGAGGCTTATGAGGAGGTGGTTGGCGGGAAATAA